The genomic window ACTCGCGGTGGTGTTCCGGTTTTTAAGCGAATAACTTTAAATCCTAATTGTGCTAATTGTTTTGATATTCCATAAGAACCTTTTTGTCCATCGGGGCCTTCTTTTTTAACACTAGATCCTTGTAAAACTTTAGATTCCATATAAGTACCTGTTGTTAAAATAACTTTTTTAGCTTTAATTATTGTGCTGTCATTTAAAATGATACCCTTAACAGTATTATTTTCTATTAATAACTCATTTACCATTGCCGATAGCACCGTTAAATTATCTTGTTGCCTAATAACATCATACATATATTTACTATATGCAATCTTATCAGATTGCGTTCTTAACGCTCACACTGCTGGTCCGTGTGAACTATTTAATAGTTTCATTTGTAATGCTGTTTTATCAGCAGCTTTAGCCATCTCACCACCCAAAGCATCAATTTCTCTAACAACAATTCCCTTAGCAGAACCACCAATTGATGGATTACAAGGCATACTCGCAATCTTTGTCGGATCAAGAGTAACCATCAGTGTCTTATGCTTTAATCGCGCACAAGCTAAAGCTGCCTCCACCCCGGCGTGTCCGCCGCCAATAACAATTACATCATATACCATTTAAATCACCTACTTTAATACCTTTTAATTTATTTCCCTTAAATTATATCTTATTTACTTCCCAAATAAAAAAAGACTTTTTTGGGGCGCATAAAATTTTGTTAGGTAGGTAAATTATTTGAATAAGTATTAAGACAGTCGGCAATGATTGTCTTTTTATTTTATAAGGTGTTAAAAATTTGTTCTCTGAAAATTAAATACAAGCGAGTTAATAATGTTGGTATGTATTAAAGCACGATAAGTTATGGGTGGTCGCCATAACCAAAAGAAGTTTACCAGTTAATAGATAACCCCCCTATTAGCTATAGCAATTTGTTTCTTTTTGCAATAAAAAAATGAATGGGTGGATTTCCTAAAAATATACACGCTATTAAATTAGTTCCAAGGGTAGAGTGCGGATATTAAAGTGTAGAAATTTCTATATAGGGAGATGCTAAGTTTAAAATTATTAAAATCTTTATCTAATTAAAAGACAAAATTTACTAACAAAGCTTGTTAAACACTTAAATCTGCGATATATAAGTGTTTAAAAAACTAAGTTAACTAAAACTTAGTTATATAACTTAGTTTATTCATAAGAAAGGTAATTTATTATGAAAAACATTGAAAACATTTTCTTAAATACTAGGAAATATCTTTTAAAAGAAAAATAAAACGCGATGTTTATTAAAGCACCAAAAATTCCGTGATTTAATGAACAAATCGGTATTTGGTTTCCAAGGCGATTTGTTTATAAAGGAAAATATAAAAATTCAATTTGTATCGAAATAATCAAGAATAGTAAATATCAAGTAATTTAAATTAATCAACAAGAACAAGAAACCAAATTAATTAAAGGGCAAGAATTATTAAGCTTCTTCATTGCTGAAAAAGAAAACAACAAAAAAGATATAAATTATAATTATTTTAAAGGAGTTTAAAAATGAATATTACAATTGGACTAATATTCATTGAGCGCATAAAATATTCGGTTGGTGGGAATTTTCCAAAAACCAAGAAAAAGACTGAAATAAAATTCGGTCTTTTTTAATTATTTAGAAATCACAGATGTTTAGTATATTTGGTTTTTACAAATTTTTAGGGGGTGTTTTCTTTTGACAGTAATATTTTTCATTGAATGAAGTGGATAGGTTACAATAACAAGAATAGAGTGAAAAACGTTTCTAATTAAAGAAATAATATTCTTAAATAAAAAATATCTCCCAATTAATTGGGAGATATTTAAATATTTTAAGTTTTCTTTGTTAAGTTATAAAATGTTTCCATTCCATCATATTCACCAGTAACACCTAATTCATGTGCAATCGCTAAGAGGCGATTATATTTAGCAATCCGATCGGTTCTTGACATTGAACCAGTTTTAATTTGTCCAGTGTTTAAAGCAACCGCTAAATCAGCAATAGTTGTATCTTCAGTTTCGCCTGAACGATGTGATACAACTGTTGTTCAATTAGCTTTTTGGGCCATTTGAATCGTTGCAATCGTTTCACTCATTGTTCCAATTTGATTTACTTTAATTAAAATTGAGTTAGCCGCTTGCTTTTCAATACCTTCTTTTGTTATCTTAGGATTAGTTACAAAAATATCATCTCCCATAATTTGGACTTTATTACCTAACTTTTCTGTTAATTTAACAAAACCATCTCAATCATGTTCTGATAGTCCATCTTCAATAGAAATAATCGGATATTTATTAACTAACTGTTCTAAATACGAAATCATTTCGTCAGTAGTTTTTTCAACAGCTTGACCAGTTTTTTTACTTAGTTTTTTAAAGACATAAATTTTTCGTTCCTTATCATATAGTTCACTAGAAGCACAATCCATTGCAATTTTAATATCAATACCAGCTTTATATCCTGCTGTTTGAATTGCTTTAACAATAACATCTAATGCACCTTCATTATCTAAATTTGGAGCAAATCCACCTTCATCACCAACAGAAGTAGTATCACCAGCATCGTGTAAAATTTTCTTTAAAGTATGAAATACTTCTGCTGCCATTCTAATTGCTTCTTTAAAATCAGGAGCACTAACCGGCATAATCATAAACTCTTGAAAATCAATTGTGTTATCCGCATGCTTCCCGCCATTAATAATGTTTAACATTGGTACTGGTAATTTTCTAGCATTAATACCGCCAATATATTGATATAATGGTAAGCCTACTTCATCAGCGGCTGCACGCATAATTGCCATTGATACTCCTAAAATGGCATTAGCACCTAATTTTTCTTTATTATCAGTACCATCTAATTTAATCATCACTAGATCAACTAAAAGTTGATTAGTAACATCCATTCCTACTACTTCTTCATGAATCGTTTTATTAATATTAGCAACAGATTTTAAAACACCTTTACCCATATATCGCTTTTCATCTTTATCTCTTAATTCTAAAGCTTCTAATTCACCTGTCGATGCCCCTGATGGAACCAAGGCTTTACCATAACCAAATTCACTTCACACTTCCACTTGAATTGTGGGATTACCACGAGAATCTAAAACTTCTATTGCTCTTACATCTGTAATTCTTGACATCTATTACTATCCTCCTCTAATGCAATATATATTATATATTATAGCAAAAACTAGACAAAGACACACAGAAAATATGATCGTTGGGTCGCGTTTAGTTTTCTTAAGTATTTTTAGAAAAAGAAAAAATAATTATTTACTATAAATTATTTCAATATGCAAATTAAGTATATATTTCTTATGTATGATTTTTGTTGTAAAAAATTATTTTAATGTTGGTTTTATAAGCATTTTACTTAGTTTTTATAACTTTTTACTTAAGATTATGTTTGTTGATATTAAATATTTTGTTTTATTATTTATTTTCCAAATAAAATGATAATTAAATTGTGATTGTTTTTCTTTCAAAATTATTTAAATCTTTACCTACCTAACAACTTTGGATAGGTTACAATAAGTTGGATCATATTTATGTAGATTTTCAAAATAAGATAAAATTATATAAGAAAGTAGGGATGTAAAAACGGGCAAAAATTCATATACAGATGAATTTAAAAAACAAATTGTCATGCTTTATCAAAGCGGGAAAAGCATTATTGAAATTATTAATGAATATGGTATTTCAAAATCTGTTATTTTTAATTGAATAAAATCATTCGATAATTCTGGTTCTTTTAAAGCAAAAGATAATCAAAGTAATGAAGAAAATGAATTAATTTACTTACGAAAAGAATTAAAACAATTACGAATGGAAAACGATATTTTAAAGCAAGCGGCACTGATAATGGCCAAAAAATAACAATAATTAATAACAACAAAAACAAATATTCAGTGAGGAAAATATGTAAGATTTTGGGTTTATCAAAATCAACGTATTTTTATCAAACTAATAAATGCACTAACAAGCAAGTTAATAATTATGAACAAGAAAGTTATCAGTGCGTTTAATAAAAAGTCACAAAATTTATGGGGCTCGTAAAATTAAAGCCGTTTTAATAAGAAAAGATATCATCTTATCGCGACGAAAAATCAGATGCATTATGATCAAAAATAATTTGGTTTCTGAATA from Spiroplasma endosymbiont of Agriotes lineatus includes these protein-coding regions:
- the eno gene encoding phosphopyruvate hydratase, whose product is MSRITDVRAIEVLDSRGNPTIQVEVWSEFGYGKALVPSGASTGELEALELRDKDEKRYMGKGVLKSVANINKTIHEEVVGMDVTNQLLVDLVMIKLDGTDNKEKLGANAILGVSMAIMRAAADEVGLPLYQYIGGINARKLPVPMLNIINGGKHADNTIDFQEFMIMPVSAPDFKEAIRMAAEVFHTLKKILHDAGDTTSVGDEGGFAPNLDNEGALDVIVKAIQTAGYKAGIDIKIAMDCASSELYDKERKIYVFKKLSKKTGQAVEKTTDEMISYLEQLVNKYPIISIEDGLSEHDWDGFVKLTEKLGNKVQIMGDDIFVTNPKITKEGIEKQAANSILIKVNQIGTMSETIATIQMAQKANWTTVVSHRSGETEDTTIADLAVALNTGQIKTGSMSRTDRIAKYNRLLAIAHELGVTGEYDGMETFYNLTKKT